The proteins below come from a single Synechococcus sp. WH 8101 genomic window:
- a CDS encoding serine protease inhibitor, producing the protein MANSCLSLVAPPAIIAPPRRQPFASLRLGVVAAACVTGAFLLAPEQPQQQAAICERHQPAAACRVW; encoded by the coding sequence GTGGCGAATTCCTGCCTCAGCCTCGTTGCGCCTCCCGCCATCATCGCTCCGCCGCGGCGCCAGCCTTTTGCCTCGCTTCGCCTCGGTGTTGTGGCGGCCGCCTGTGTGACCGGGGCGTTTCTGCTGGCGCCGGAACAGCCCCAGCAGCAGGCGGCGATCTGCGAACGGCATCAGCCGGCGGCGGCCTGTCGGGTCTGGTGA
- a CDS encoding HNH endonuclease, with the protein MHSRDAVFLEDLCPKLRVRRWRQSLHTYTGKSCIYCGKPSESIDHVLPRSRGGLSVTENCVPACLSCNGHKSDADAFDWYRRQRFYDPRRAMAIRAWMDGDLRLALRLLQWAQPDLDTAQVADLDNRDADDDLHRGGWQLQPA; encoded by the coding sequence ATGCACAGCAGGGATGCGGTTTTCCTTGAAGATCTCTGCCCGAAGTTACGTGTCCGACGATGGCGTCAATCGCTCCACACTTACACCGGAAAAAGTTGCATTTATTGCGGCAAACCCTCTGAATCGATTGATCATGTGCTGCCCCGCAGCCGTGGTGGCCTGAGCGTCACCGAAAATTGTGTTCCCGCCTGCCTCTCCTGCAACGGACACAAATCCGATGCGGATGCCTTCGATTGGTATCGTCGGCAGCGTTTTTACGACCCGCGACGCGCGATGGCAATCCGGGCCTGGATGGATGGCGATCTACGCCTGGCGCTCCGCCTGTTGCAGTGGGCCCAGCCGGATCTCGACACCGCACAGGTTGCCGATCTGGACAACCGCGATGCCGACGATGACCTCCACAGGGGCGGCTGGCAACTCCAACCGGCCTGA
- a CDS encoding DEAD/DEAH box helicase translates to MHPFDAVTHAQVRRIRPRGIWRGAAQGWDFPLAAAQSLQEQLGPRFPVRDDLARWLQWHRHPLPPLPPHRQLVALADLEAPLPDGRLPLPHQRSGARWLLARRGAVLADEMGLGKTLTALLAARAMLRAQPLALQVIAPVGLHDHWRREASGLDLDPTLLSWANLPQELPEAGTLLLVDEAHFGQSMAAQRTQALLRLARHPRLRAIWLLTGTPMKNGRPDQLFPLLAAIDHPIARDQRRFEERYCQGHWSERSGQRRWQSGGASHLEELRRLTRPLVLHRRKQQLLGLAPKRRRLHPLVLSEPEARGMDHRVDQVIDDYRRRVRAGLVRSDAEAFALLTALRQIAAEFKLPAAEQLIRKCRAESDTVVLFSTFVEPLHLLQQRLGGAVLSGRLRPSERQAVVDRFQAGGTDLLLSTYGTGGLGFTLHRARHIILLERPWTPGAVDQAEDRCHRIGMEGELISHWLQLGVADQLVDGLVASKAKQIEVLLGPRRLSLQRQPLPALLTRCLQDA, encoded by the coding sequence ATGCATCCTTTTGACGCCGTGACCCACGCGCAGGTGCGACGCATTCGGCCGAGGGGTATCTGGCGCGGTGCCGCTCAGGGTTGGGACTTTCCCCTCGCCGCAGCTCAGAGCCTGCAGGAGCAGCTTGGCCCTCGCTTTCCTGTGCGCGACGACCTGGCGCGCTGGCTGCAGTGGCATCGCCATCCTCTGCCGCCACTGCCGCCGCACCGCCAGCTTGTGGCGCTGGCTGATCTGGAGGCGCCCTTGCCGGATGGCCGTCTGCCCTTGCCCCATCAGCGCTCTGGGGCGCGGTGGTTGCTGGCCCGGCGTGGCGCCGTGCTCGCAGATGAGATGGGCCTGGGCAAGACGCTCACCGCTCTGCTGGCAGCACGGGCCATGCTGCGCGCCCAGCCTCTCGCCCTGCAGGTGATCGCTCCGGTGGGTTTGCATGATCATTGGCGCCGGGAGGCCAGTGGTCTGGATCTGGATCCCACCCTGCTCAGCTGGGCCAATCTTCCGCAGGAGCTGCCGGAGGCGGGCACCCTGTTGCTGGTCGACGAAGCGCATTTCGGTCAGTCCATGGCTGCGCAGCGCACCCAGGCCCTGCTGCGCCTGGCTCGCCACCCCCGCTTGCGGGCGATCTGGCTGCTCACCGGAACGCCGATGAAAAACGGACGTCCCGACCAGCTCTTCCCTCTGCTGGCTGCGATCGACCATCCGATCGCTCGCGATCAGCGTCGTTTTGAAGAGCGCTATTGCCAGGGTCACTGGAGTGAGCGGAGTGGTCAACGCCGTTGGCAGTCGGGGGGAGCCAGCCATCTGGAGGAATTACGCCGTCTCACTCGCCCCCTGGTGTTGCATCGACGCAAACAGCAGCTGCTGGGTCTAGCTCCCAAGCGACGGCGACTGCACCCTCTCGTGCTGTCGGAACCGGAAGCTCGGGGCATGGACCATCGCGTCGATCAGGTGATCGACGACTACCGCCGGCGGGTGCGTGCCGGTCTTGTGCGCTCCGATGCCGAAGCCTTTGCCCTGCTCACGGCCCTGCGACAGATCGCTGCCGAATTCAAGCTGCCGGCAGCCGAGCAGCTCATTCGCAAATGTCGTGCCGAGTCCGACACCGTGGTGCTGTTCAGCACGTTCGTGGAGCCGCTGCATCTGCTGCAGCAACGGCTGGGTGGTGCTGTGCTCAGCGGTCGTCTTCGGCCCAGCGAGCGCCAGGCGGTGGTGGATCGCTTCCAGGCCGGTGGCACAGACCTGTTGCTCAGCACCTACGGCACCGGAGGCCTGGGATTCACCCTGCACCGAGCACGGCACATCATTTTGCTGGAGCGTCCCTGGACCCCTGGTGCTGTGGATCAGGCGGAAGACCGCTGCCACCGCATCGGCATGGAGGGAGAACTGATCAGCCATTGGCTGCAGCTCGGCGTAGCCGATCAATTGGTGGATGGCCTGGTGGCCAGCAAAGCGAAGCAGATTGAGGTGCTGCTGGGCCCGCGCCGTCTGTCGTTGCAGCGTCAGCCCTTGCCGGCGTTGCTGACGCGTTGTCTGCAGGACGCCTGA
- a CDS encoding DUF6554 family protein: MVRIRHCLAAALSLAGLTGTGLGVSAQANQASTDPTAAKGAQIYCFMRSNGNSHSVSWEASYAVIKRQGNSLFKTSPEHASVMITEAVVNSPGNYPDCGRYLGDLFGASSGSGQLPENQPKTSSYGSNSSSSYGEQRYSY, encoded by the coding sequence ATGGTCAGGATCCGTCACTGTCTCGCTGCTGCCCTCTCCCTGGCCGGACTGACCGGCACGGGACTGGGTGTCAGTGCCCAAGCGAATCAGGCCAGCACGGACCCGACCGCTGCCAAAGGCGCGCAGATCTACTGCTTCATGCGCAGCAACGGCAACAGCCACAGCGTCAGCTGGGAAGCCTCCTATGCCGTGATCAAACGGCAAGGCAACAGTCTGTTCAAAACGTCGCCGGAGCATGCATCGGTGATGATCACAGAAGCGGTGGTCAATTCACCCGGCAACTATCCCGATTGCGGCCGCTATCTCGGCGATCTGTTCGGGGCCTCCAGCGGCTCTGGTCAACTGCCTGAAAACCAGCCCAAAACCTCCAGCTACGGGTCCAACTCCTCCTCTTCCTACGGTGAACAGCGCTACAGCTACTGA
- a CDS encoding AbrB family transcriptional regulator translates to MPVPATPLVYLLAGATLGLLALRTGIPAAPLAGALLGAGLVSMSGRLPVAEWPHGTRTALEIGIGTVIGTGLTRDALHQLQQLWRPAVLITLTLVMTGLVVGLWTSRLLGVDPVVALLGAAPGGISGMSLVGAEFGVGAAVAALHAVRLITVLLVLPLVVKLLTPLGIGES, encoded by the coding sequence ATGCCTGTTCCGGCAACGCCTCTGGTGTATCTGCTGGCTGGAGCAACCCTGGGCCTGCTGGCCCTGCGCACCGGCATTCCCGCCGCTCCCCTCGCCGGAGCTCTGCTTGGCGCCGGACTGGTCAGCATGAGCGGACGCCTGCCTGTGGCCGAATGGCCTCACGGCACGCGCACAGCCCTGGAGATCGGCATCGGCACCGTGATCGGCACAGGCCTGACCCGGGACGCCCTGCATCAGCTGCAACAGCTCTGGCGGCCTGCGGTGCTGATCACGCTCACCCTGGTGATGACCGGCCTCGTGGTGGGACTCTGGACCAGTCGCCTGCTCGGGGTTGATCCCGTGGTCGCCCTGCTCGGCGCCGCTCCGGGCGGCATCAGCGGCATGAGTCTGGTGGGCGCTGAATTCGGCGTCGGAGCTGCCGTGGCCGCGCTCCATGCCGTGCGCCTGATCACCGTGCTGTTAGTGCTGCCGTTGGTGGTGAAACTGCTCACCCCCCTCGGGATCGGTGAGTCCTGA
- a CDS encoding alanine--glyoxylate aminotransferase family protein encodes MQDKLTLMIPGPTPVPETVLKAMGRHPIGHRSGEFQAVVQRTTEQLRWLHQTSGDVLVITGSGTAAMEAGIINTLSRGDRVLCGDNGKFGERWVKVARAYGLNVEVIKAEWGQPLDPEAFRNALEADTQKEIRAVILTHSETSTGVINDLEAISAHVKAHGTALTIADCVTSLGASNVPMDAWGLDVVASGSQKGYMMPPGLSFVAMSERAWQAYERSDLPKFYLDLGPYRKTAAKHSNPFTPAVNLYFALEAALEMMQAEGLESIFARHARHRAAAQAGMKAIGLRLYAAEGHGSPAITAVAPEGLDAEQLRKAVKDRFDILLAGGQDHLKGQVFRIGHLGFVCDRDVLTAVSAIEATLHGLGLHKGSMGAGVAAAAEALQG; translated from the coding sequence GTGCAGGACAAGCTCACCCTGATGATCCCCGGGCCGACCCCGGTGCCCGAGACGGTGCTCAAGGCGATGGGCCGGCATCCGATCGGACACCGCAGCGGTGAGTTCCAGGCCGTGGTGCAACGCACCACCGAGCAGTTGCGTTGGCTGCATCAGACCAGCGGCGATGTGCTCGTGATCACGGGCAGCGGCACCGCAGCGATGGAAGCGGGAATCATCAACACCCTCAGCCGCGGTGATCGGGTGCTCTGCGGTGACAACGGCAAGTTCGGGGAACGCTGGGTGAAAGTGGCCCGCGCCTATGGGCTCAACGTGGAGGTGATCAAGGCCGAATGGGGGCAGCCCCTCGATCCGGAGGCCTTCCGCAACGCCCTGGAAGCAGACACGCAGAAAGAGATCCGCGCCGTGATCCTCACCCATTCGGAAACCTCCACCGGGGTGATCAATGACCTGGAGGCGATCAGCGCCCACGTGAAGGCCCACGGCACAGCACTCACCATCGCCGACTGTGTCACCAGCCTGGGGGCCAGCAACGTGCCGATGGATGCCTGGGGCCTGGATGTGGTGGCCTCTGGCTCGCAGAAGGGCTACATGATGCCGCCGGGGTTGAGCTTTGTGGCCATGAGCGAGCGGGCCTGGCAGGCCTACGAGCGCTCCGATCTGCCCAAGTTCTATCTCGATCTGGGTCCGTATCGGAAAACGGCGGCGAAACACAGCAATCCATTCACACCGGCGGTCAACCTCTATTTCGCCCTAGAAGCGGCCCTGGAGATGATGCAGGCTGAAGGCCTGGAATCGATCTTTGCCCGTCATGCCCGCCACCGGGCCGCCGCCCAGGCCGGCATGAAAGCGATCGGTCTGCGCCTTTACGCCGCTGAAGGTCATGGCAGCCCGGCGATCACGGCGGTGGCCCCCGAAGGTCTCGACGCCGAACAACTGCGCAAGGCCGTGAAAGATCGCTTCGACATCCTCCTGGCCGGTGGCCAGGACCATCTCAAGGGCCAGGTGTTCCGGATCGGCCACCTCGGCTTCGTCTGCGATCGCGATGTGCTCACCGCCGTCTCGGCGATCGAAGCCACACTCCATGGGCTGGGTCTGCACAAGGGCAGCATGGGAGCCGGCGTTGCGGCGGCAGCTGAAGCGCTGCAAGGCTGA
- the cbiD gene encoding cobalt-precorrin-5B (C(1))-methyltransferase CbiD → MAEAPRMDSSGLTLPVWVAAAARAALQCLLGMPVEETQVLTLPDRSEPLRVPVQSVAPLAQGEQALAISLCDPGQGLDLTRGLEIWVRLCWRLPAPIETEGDDWLELVAGEGVGRMEADQRLCISSFARQLLQRNLQPLLPRGRALRLEVILPAGRALAERTSNAAFGVVDGLALIGTQAEVQASASPDQLKATLEQLTQLTRAAAFEGALVVVIGENGLDLARSSGLADRLPVLKVGNWIGPVLVAAAEAGVQELLLLGYHGKLIKLAGGIFHTHHHLADGRLEVLVALAVREGWASERLQPLLQLPSLEAALLALSECDPEAAGALWQAIAAAVEQRSRTYLERYGRWPLRIGAALFDRSRCLRWAGPEGLRLLNRWGSGLQRPI, encoded by the coding sequence ATGGCCGAGGCCCCCCGCATGGATTCGTCTGGTCTGACCCTCCCGGTGTGGGTGGCGGCAGCGGCGCGGGCTGCTCTTCAGTGCCTGCTGGGGATGCCGGTAGAGGAGACGCAGGTGTTGACGCTGCCCGATCGCAGCGAGCCCCTGCGCGTGCCGGTGCAGTCGGTCGCTCCCCTCGCCCAGGGTGAGCAGGCTCTGGCGATCAGTCTGTGTGATCCCGGTCAGGGGCTTGACCTGACCCGTGGGCTGGAGATCTGGGTGCGGCTCTGTTGGCGACTGCCGGCGCCGATCGAAACGGAGGGCGACGACTGGTTGGAGCTGGTGGCCGGGGAAGGGGTGGGGCGGATGGAGGCCGATCAGCGGCTCTGCATCTCCTCCTTCGCGCGCCAGTTACTGCAACGGAATCTGCAGCCGTTGTTGCCCCGGGGCCGCGCCCTCAGGCTCGAGGTGATCCTGCCGGCCGGCCGGGCCCTGGCGGAGCGCACCAGCAATGCCGCCTTCGGGGTGGTGGATGGACTGGCCCTGATCGGCACCCAGGCCGAGGTGCAGGCCAGCGCCTCACCCGACCAGCTCAAGGCGACGCTCGAGCAACTGACGCAACTCACCCGGGCTGCCGCTTTTGAGGGCGCTCTGGTGGTGGTGATCGGCGAAAACGGTCTCGATCTTGCCCGCAGCAGCGGTCTGGCCGATCGGCTGCCCGTGCTCAAGGTGGGCAATTGGATCGGTCCGGTGTTGGTGGCGGCGGCGGAAGCGGGCGTTCAGGAGTTGTTGTTGCTCGGGTATCACGGCAAGTTGATCAAACTGGCCGGTGGGATCTTCCACACCCATCACCACCTGGCCGATGGCCGCCTCGAGGTGTTAGTTGCCCTGGCGGTGCGTGAGGGCTGGGCCTCGGAACGGCTGCAGCCCCTGCTCCAACTCCCATCACTGGAGGCGGCTCTCCTGGCCTTGTCGGAGTGCGATCCCGAGGCGGCCGGCGCTTTGTGGCAGGCGATCGCGGCCGCAGTGGAGCAGCGCAGCCGCACCTACCTGGAGCGCTATGGCCGTTGGCCGCTCCGGATCGGCGCCGCCCTGTTCGATCGTTCCCGTTGCCTGCGCTGGGCCGGGCCCGAGGGCCTGCGCCTACTGAACCGTTGGGGCAGCGGTTTGCAGAGGCCGATCTGA
- the guaA gene encoding glutamine-hydrolyzing GMP synthase yields MSSTQSDGQRKPAIVILDFGSQYSELIARRVRETEVYSVVLGYSTSAEELRELAPKGIILSGGPSSVYAEGAPLCDPALWSLGVPVLGVCYGMQLMVQQLGGRVEAATGKAEYGKAPLVVDDPTDLLTNVDDGSTMWMSHGDSVEALPEGFVGLAHTANTPMAAVADHQRRLYGVQFHPEVVHSTCGMALIRNFVYHICGCEPDWTTAAFIEEAVRLVREQVGEKRVLLALSGGVDSSTLAFLLKKAIGDQLTCMFIDQGFMRKGEPEFLMDFFDRKFNIHVEYINARKRFLDKLAGITDPEEKRKIIGTEFIRVFEEESKRLGPFDYLAQGTLYPDVIESAGTNIDPKTGERVAVKIKSHHNVGGLPKDLQFKLVEPLRKLFKDEVRKVGRSLGLPEEIVRRHPFPGPGLAIRILGEVTDEKLDCLRDADLIVREEIKEAGLYHEIWQAFAVLLPVRSVGVMGDKRTYAWPIVLRCVSSEDGMTADWSRLPPELMERISNRIVNEVKGVNRVVLDITSKPPGTIEWE; encoded by the coding sequence ATGTCCTCAACCCAGTCCGATGGCCAGCGCAAGCCGGCCATCGTCATTCTTGATTTCGGTTCCCAATACTCCGAGCTGATTGCTCGGCGCGTGCGTGAAACCGAGGTGTATTCGGTGGTGTTGGGCTACAGCACCTCCGCCGAAGAGCTTCGCGAGTTGGCGCCAAAGGGAATCATTCTCAGCGGGGGCCCCAGTTCGGTGTACGCGGAGGGAGCTCCCCTCTGTGATCCGGCGCTCTGGAGCCTGGGGGTCCCGGTGCTCGGCGTCTGTTACGGCATGCAGCTGATGGTGCAGCAGCTGGGGGGCCGCGTCGAGGCGGCCACCGGCAAGGCGGAATACGGCAAGGCCCCTCTGGTGGTGGACGACCCCACCGACCTGCTCACGAATGTGGACGACGGCTCGACGATGTGGATGAGCCACGGTGATTCCGTTGAGGCGTTGCCGGAAGGCTTCGTGGGCCTCGCTCACACGGCCAACACGCCGATGGCGGCTGTGGCCGACCATCAACGCCGGCTTTACGGCGTGCAGTTTCACCCCGAAGTGGTCCATTCCACCTGCGGGATGGCCCTGATCCGCAACTTCGTGTATCACATCTGCGGTTGTGAACCCGACTGGACCACGGCGGCCTTCATTGAAGAGGCCGTGAGGCTGGTGCGGGAGCAGGTGGGTGAGAAGCGCGTGCTGCTGGCCCTATCGGGTGGTGTGGACTCCTCCACGTTGGCCTTTCTGCTCAAGAAAGCGATCGGCGATCAGCTCACCTGCATGTTCATCGATCAGGGATTCATGCGAAAGGGGGAGCCCGAGTTCCTCATGGATTTCTTCGATCGCAAGTTCAACATTCATGTGGAGTACATCAACGCGCGCAAGCGTTTTCTCGACAAACTCGCCGGCATCACCGATCCTGAGGAGAAGCGCAAGATCATCGGCACGGAGTTCATCCGGGTGTTCGAGGAGGAGAGCAAGCGCCTTGGCCCCTTCGATTACCTCGCCCAGGGCACCCTGTATCCGGATGTGATTGAGAGTGCCGGCACCAACATTGATCCCAAGACCGGCGAACGGGTGGCCGTGAAGATCAAGAGCCACCACAACGTGGGCGGTTTGCCGAAGGATCTGCAGTTCAAGTTGGTGGAGCCGCTGCGCAAGCTGTTCAAAGATGAGGTGCGCAAGGTGGGCCGCAGCCTCGGTCTGCCGGAGGAGATCGTGCGTCGCCATCCCTTCCCCGGACCGGGCCTGGCCATCCGCATCCTCGGTGAGGTCACCGATGAGAAGCTCGACTGCCTGCGCGATGCCGATCTGATCGTGCGTGAGGAGATCAAGGAGGCTGGCCTTTATCACGAGATCTGGCAGGCCTTTGCCGTCTTGCTGCCCGTCCGCTCCGTGGGTGTGATGGGCGATAAGCGCACCTATGCCTGGCCGATTGTGTTGCGTTGCGTATCGAGCGAAGACGGCATGACCGCGGATTGGTCGCGTCTGCCGCCGGAGCTGATGGAGCGGATCTCCAACCGGATCGTCAATGAGGTGAAGGGGGTGAACCGGGTGGTGCTCGACATCACCAGCAAGCCACCCGGAACAATCGAGTGGGAGTAG
- a CDS encoding site-specific integrase → MHLRVSPEAQVPYLYKRRDKQVHLPVEERTYQLRIPVPNTKGLRKSLRTSDRSAAIEKAAEEVLELKYVLKNGGSVLPLSVEDLVEKFLQTKRALIRGEWEGKEDAGRRSITKERYALIAGKLRNYLVPFLGAKSDARSIPYAKWKEWQTWRVESRHTRTGGRPKAITLQNEMGMIRECWKWGMENSHLPLSPKLPFQDENLVTDDKVRRDTWEPDEWKPFRRRLREWLKEQQQLPQEEFWDAWVAYQMVFFLANCGMRVGELVKVKRKDLTFFQRNVGKNGEDETMLCCLVQVHKSNKTGAREVNAMGGLFARRVWDKSQHRSMDDFLFCHLDGTPFTTKQFRTQFRRMIAFTKEEERTGKHLVPYALRHFYASIRLQNGTSRSALCENMGCTEPYLRKHYSHYLNRLATADLMRMNKDIGLGGKVIPEGEDFLVPDVMLD, encoded by the coding sequence ATGCACCTACGGGTTAGTCCCGAAGCACAGGTGCCTTACCTGTACAAACGAAGGGACAAGCAGGTGCATCTCCCTGTTGAGGAACGCACCTATCAACTCCGCATCCCTGTCCCCAACACCAAAGGTCTTAGGAAGTCTCTGAGGACCTCTGACAGGTCTGCTGCCATAGAGAAAGCAGCAGAGGAGGTTCTGGAACTCAAGTACGTTCTGAAGAACGGAGGGAGTGTCCTGCCTTTGTCTGTGGAGGACCTGGTGGAAAAGTTTCTCCAGACCAAACGTGCCCTCATACGTGGGGAATGGGAGGGGAAGGAAGACGCAGGACGCAGAAGCATCACCAAGGAGAGGTATGCCCTGATTGCAGGGAAACTGCGGAACTACTTGGTTCCGTTCCTTGGTGCCAAGTCAGATGCCCGCAGCATTCCCTATGCCAAGTGGAAAGAGTGGCAGACGTGGAGGGTTGAGAGCAGGCACACCCGCACTGGTGGAAGGCCAAAAGCAATCACCCTCCAAAACGAGATGGGAATGATTAGGGAGTGCTGGAAATGGGGGATGGAGAACTCCCATCTGCCCCTCTCTCCAAAACTCCCCTTCCAGGACGAGAACCTGGTGACTGACGACAAGGTGAGGAGGGACACCTGGGAACCCGATGAGTGGAAACCCTTTAGACGTCGTCTCCGTGAGTGGTTGAAAGAGCAGCAGCAACTACCCCAGGAGGAGTTCTGGGATGCCTGGGTTGCCTATCAGATGGTGTTTTTCCTTGCCAACTGCGGGATGCGTGTTGGGGAACTCGTGAAGGTCAAGAGGAAGGACCTTACGTTTTTTCAACGCAACGTTGGGAAGAATGGAGAGGACGAAACGATGCTTTGCTGCCTCGTTCAGGTTCATAAGTCCAATAAAACGGGTGCCCGTGAGGTGAATGCGATGGGTGGTCTCTTTGCCCGTCGTGTCTGGGATAAGTCACAGCATCGTTCTATGGATGATTTTCTGTTCTGCCATTTGGATGGAACCCCATTCACTACCAAGCAGTTCAGAACTCAGTTCCGAAGGATGATTGCTTTCACAAAGGAGGAAGAGAGGACTGGCAAGCACCTGGTTCCATACGCACTAAGACACTTTTATGCATCCATCCGTTTGCAGAACGGCACGTCTCGTTCTGCACTTTGTGAAAATATGGGATGTACAGAACCTTATCTGCGGAAGCACTATTCCCACTACCTCAACCGACTTGCGACTGCTGACCTAATGAGGATGAATAAGGATATTGGTCTTGGTGGAAAGGTTATTCCTGAAGGAGAAGATTTCCTCGTTCCTGATGTGATGCTTGATTAG
- a CDS encoding recombinase family protein — protein MGRKIGYARTSTTHQQQGLDAQVQELKEAGCEEVFSEKVSSTTTLDQRHQLRACLSVLRKGDLLCVAKLDRLGRSQVEVINRLNDLQQQGIHVKTLDGLIDTQALGKMAPLVVGLLTGLSEVERSLIQERSRESVEHRRRTGGNLGGRPKTTGKKESLVLRLRKEGESYRSIKEQTGLALATITRIIKEA, from the coding sequence ATGGGACGGAAAATCGGTTACGCAAGGACATCCACGACCCACCAACAGCAGGGTCTGGATGCTCAGGTCCAAGAACTGAAGGAAGCAGGTTGCGAAGAGGTCTTCTCTGAGAAGGTCTCCAGCACCACGACCCTGGATCAACGACACCAACTCCGTGCTTGCTTGTCAGTCCTCCGCAAAGGAGATCTTCTCTGCGTTGCTAAGTTGGATCGACTGGGCAGGTCTCAGGTCGAAGTGATCAACCGACTGAACGACCTCCAACAGCAGGGGATCCATGTGAAGACCCTGGATGGTCTGATCGATACGCAAGCACTGGGAAAGATGGCACCCCTGGTCGTGGGACTGCTTACGGGACTTTCTGAGGTGGAGAGATCTCTGATCCAAGAGAGGAGCAGAGAGTCCGTGGAGCACCGCAGAAGAACAGGAGGGAACCTTGGTGGAAGACCCAAGACCACTGGGAAGAAGGAGTCCTTGGTGCTTCGTCTCCGTAAGGAAGGGGAGTCCTACAGGTCAATCAAGGAGCAGACAGGACTTGCTCTTGCAACCATTACCCGCATCATCAAGGAAGCATAG
- a CDS encoding DUF1651 domain-containing protein has product MGDGWLSDPETTWTYRFHRDDKSWVRDPKVFVDMGRPMSDGSAALLKTRRHIRREQAESMWKDLVRKGWKKVPAVWGPDAEP; this is encoded by the coding sequence ATGGGAGACGGGTGGTTGTCGGACCCCGAAACGACCTGGACCTATCGGTTCCATCGGGATGACAAGTCCTGGGTGAGAGACCCCAAGGTCTTTGTGGATATGGGTCGTCCGATGTCCGATGGGTCTGCTGCTCTGCTGAAGACTCGTCGGCACATACGAAGGGAGCAAGCAGAGTCCATGTGGAAGGACCTGGTGCGTAAGGGGTGGAAGAAGGTCCCTGCTGTCTGGGGTCCTGACGCAGAACCCTGA
- a CDS encoding ISAs1 family transposase, producing the protein MTVKSNQKILYRQIGCQFEGKRKIPFAATDVEKRHGRQTRWELKAKEAPEHIKANWPGSAWIVEVITSSTTLKGKRDIACHRFITSLRTTPDALLRLVRQRWSIENEWHWVRDTQLGEDAHRYTNRTGVGVFSFLRTVVMNLLRRGGYRSIRQGFRELAYDIKGMLALGGVRLAQANSE; encoded by the coding sequence TTGACCGTCAAATCCAACCAAAAGATCCTGTACCGGCAGATCGGCTGCCAGTTCGAGGGAAAGCGCAAGATCCCTTTTGCAGCAACGGATGTCGAGAAGCGGCACGGACGCCAGACACGCTGGGAACTCAAGGCCAAAGAGGCGCCAGAGCACATCAAGGCGAACTGGCCAGGCAGCGCCTGGATCGTGGAGGTGATCACCAGCAGCACGACCCTCAAAGGCAAGCGGGACATCGCCTGCCACAGATTCATCACCAGCCTGCGCACCACACCAGATGCTCTGCTGCGACTGGTCCGTCAGCGATGGAGCATTGAGAACGAGTGGCACTGGGTGCGCGATACGCAGCTCGGTGAGGACGCACACCGCTACACCAATCGGACCGGTGTCGGCGTGTTCTCCTTCCTGCGAACCGTGGTGATGAACCTGCTGCGCCGTGGTGGCTATCGCTCAATCCGCCAGGGCTTCCGGGAGCTGGCCTACGACATCAAAGGGATGCTGGCGTTGGGTGGGGTTCGGCTCGCGCAGGCGAATTCCGAATGA
- a CDS encoding ISAs1 family transposase, producing MPETASVAADLSAPDDLINFLKAIPDGRYRRGVRYPQWFLLLVAVLGILSGCRSSRDLEAFAKRHREALNQALDLNFKRWPSDATFLYLFNKAHLQQFGEVLQAWMISQIPGGAEGLDQLVCDGKTLRGSAIETDDGNHRFVAQVTVYARALGVALAQTTYDTHESSEKAALKELLSTLDLNGVLIQADALHTTQAFFAGAWSRGPTSC from the coding sequence ATGCCCGAAACCGCCTCCGTTGCAGCTGATCTGAGCGCACCGGATGATCTGATCAACTTTCTCAAGGCCATTCCCGACGGCCGCTACCGGCGTGGCGTGCGTTACCCGCAGTGGTTCCTGCTGTTGGTGGCGGTGCTTGGGATCCTGAGCGGCTGCAGGAGCTCTCGCGATCTGGAGGCTTTTGCCAAGCGGCACCGGGAGGCGCTGAACCAGGCCCTGGACCTGAACTTCAAGCGCTGGCCGTCAGATGCCACCTTCCTTTACCTGTTCAATAAGGCGCATCTTCAGCAGTTTGGCGAGGTGCTGCAGGCCTGGATGATCAGCCAGATCCCAGGTGGCGCCGAGGGTCTGGACCAACTGGTCTGCGACGGGAAAACCCTGCGGGGCTCCGCCATCGAGACAGATGACGGCAACCACCGGTTCGTTGCCCAGGTCACCGTCTACGCCCGAGCCCTTGGGGTGGCGTTGGCCCAGACGACCTATGACACCCACGAGTCCAGTGAGAAGGCAGCGCTCAAGGAGCTGCTCAGCACGCTTGATCTCAATGGCGTCCTGATCCAGGCCGACGCACTGCACACGACACAGGCGTTTTTCGCTGGTGCCTGGAGCAGGGGGCCGACCTCCTGTTGA